From the Bdellovibrio reynosensis genome, one window contains:
- a CDS encoding phytoene desaturase: protein MIRKNIAVIGSGFGGLAVAIRLQAQGHQVTIFEKQDQPGGRAAVFKENGFTFDAGPTVITAPETLEELFSIAGKSMKDYVELLPVTPFYKLFWEDGSVFDYCGDLEKTKSQIRKFSPMDEAGYLEFLKYSKEVYHEGYEKLAAEPFLNWWSMVKVAPQLAKLRADKSVYQIVSQYIKDDRLRQAFSFHSLLVGGNPFSTSSIYTLIHYLERAGGVFFPKGGTGALVQGLVRLFQDLGGVISLGNPVERITTNFGKVTGVVSKLHGPQTFDLVISNGDVVHTYKQLLQHESLAQPTAEKLEKMRHSMSLFLIYFGTKKTYPELAHHNVMFGPRYQALLNDIFFKGQLPNDFSLYLHAPTRSDASLAPEGHEAFYVLSPVSHLGNMDIDWDVEGPKYAEKILNYLEARYLPDLKQNLVVQKIFTPKDFSKNLNAHVGSAFSLEPILTQSAFFRTHNKDDKLKGLYFVGAGTHPGAGVPGVISSAKATAKVVMSDAGF, encoded by the coding sequence ATGATTAGAAAAAATATCGCAGTTATTGGAAGTGGATTCGGTGGTTTGGCTGTTGCAATTCGCCTGCAAGCCCAGGGCCATCAAGTTACTATTTTTGAAAAACAAGATCAGCCGGGTGGGCGCGCTGCTGTATTTAAAGAAAACGGTTTTACCTTTGATGCAGGTCCCACGGTGATTACAGCGCCAGAGACCTTGGAAGAACTTTTCTCAATAGCTGGCAAATCCATGAAGGATTACGTCGAGCTTTTACCGGTGACTCCATTTTACAAATTATTTTGGGAAGATGGTTCTGTCTTTGATTATTGTGGGGATTTAGAAAAAACGAAGTCACAAATTCGTAAATTTTCACCGATGGACGAAGCTGGGTACTTGGAGTTCCTAAAGTACAGCAAAGAAGTTTATCACGAAGGTTACGAAAAACTTGCGGCAGAACCTTTCCTAAATTGGTGGAGTATGGTGAAGGTAGCGCCTCAGCTTGCAAAATTAAGAGCTGATAAATCGGTTTACCAAATAGTCAGCCAATACATCAAAGACGATCGCCTGCGCCAGGCGTTTAGCTTTCACAGCTTGCTTGTTGGGGGCAATCCCTTTTCTACTTCTTCCATCTACACTTTGATTCACTATTTAGAACGGGCGGGCGGGGTCTTTTTCCCTAAGGGCGGAACTGGTGCATTAGTGCAAGGTTTAGTACGTTTGTTCCAAGATTTAGGCGGCGTTATTAGCTTAGGTAATCCCGTTGAACGCATCACAACTAACTTTGGCAAAGTAACGGGCGTTGTTTCTAAACTGCATGGCCCGCAAACTTTTGATTTGGTTATAAGTAATGGCGACGTGGTTCATACTTATAAACAGCTTTTGCAACATGAATCATTGGCTCAGCCTACAGCAGAGAAGTTAGAAAAAATGCGCCATAGTATGTCTTTGTTCCTGATCTATTTTGGTACAAAGAAAACTTATCCAGAACTTGCCCATCATAATGTGATGTTTGGTCCGCGCTATCAGGCACTTTTGAATGATATTTTCTTTAAAGGTCAATTGCCGAATGATTTCTCATTGTATCTGCATGCACCGACAAGATCCGATGCCAGTCTTGCGCCAGAAGGTCATGAAGCATTTTACGTGCTTTCACCAGTATCTCATTTAGGCAACATGGATATTGACTGGGATGTTGAAGGACCTAAATATGCGGAAAAGATCCTGAACTATCTTGAAGCTCGCTATTTGCCGGATCTAAAACAAAATCTGGTCGTGCAAAAAATCTTTACCCCAAAAGATTTTAGTAAAAATTTAAACGCCCACGTTGGCTCGGCGTTTTCACTTGAACCGATTCTTACGCAAAGTGCTTTCTTCCGTACTCATAATAAAGACGATAAACTTAAAGGCTTATATTTTGTGGGGGCGGGAACCCATCCTGGCGCGGGCGTACCAGGGGTTATTTCATCTGCAAAAGCGACTGCTAAAGTGGTGATGAGTGATGCAGGATTCTAA
- a CDS encoding polyprenyl synthetase family protein, whose product MMEQSLNLKDIFRLNSDYEIDDLIDKTLLDPVQEFFSRPKKDLRGQLVQLGFSIAKRNSSVSDEKIDELSQHASHIIEMIHAGSLVVDDIQDGSLYRRGKKTLHHLHGLPVALNAGNWLYFIPFTYIGKLDISEENRSRLMQECLQTLVQGHYGQALDVGTSVHTLTQDRIESVSRAAMELKSGALVSLALKMGTLLLGGTEDYLEKLDYWGRKIGLSLQMFDDLGNIHSRKNPVKRCEDLKLHRIGHIFSVCSKAMTPEEFSLFLNLTSQLPKTNDKVEDMLKTFDIEKKAFVAAVQFLNETTSKLSRELQLQVDEFNQLLLITNKLLGAYD is encoded by the coding sequence ATGATGGAACAATCATTAAATCTTAAAGATATCTTCCGTCTAAATTCTGACTATGAGATAGACGATCTGATCGATAAGACTTTGCTGGACCCAGTCCAAGAATTCTTTTCGCGACCTAAAAAGGATTTGCGTGGGCAATTAGTGCAGTTGGGTTTTAGTATTGCGAAACGAAATTCATCTGTTTCAGACGAAAAAATAGATGAGCTGAGTCAGCATGCAAGTCACATTATTGAAATGATTCACGCAGGATCGTTGGTCGTGGATGACATTCAAGACGGTAGCCTTTATCGTCGCGGTAAAAAGACGCTACATCACCTGCACGGGCTGCCAGTGGCTTTAAACGCTGGGAATTGGCTCTATTTTATCCCTTTTACCTATATCGGTAAGTTAGACATCAGTGAAGAGAATCGCAGTCGTTTGATGCAAGAGTGTCTGCAAACTTTGGTGCAAGGGCATTATGGTCAGGCACTTGATGTGGGTACTTCGGTTCATACTTTGACCCAAGATCGTATTGAATCCGTTTCAAGAGCAGCCATGGAGCTAAAATCAGGCGCCCTTGTTAGTTTAGCCCTAAAAATGGGAACGCTTCTTCTGGGGGGCACCGAAGACTATTTAGAAAAACTAGATTATTGGGGAAGAAAGATTGGTCTTTCACTGCAAATGTTTGACGACCTTGGAAATATTCATTCACGCAAAAATCCAGTGAAGCGCTGTGAGGATTTAAAGCTGCATCGGATTGGTCATATCTTCAGTGTTTGTTCTAAAGCTATGACACCCGAAGAATTTTCTCTGTTCCTAAATCTGACTTCGCAGTTGCCAAAAACCAACGACAAGGTCGAAGACATGCTGAAAACCTTTGATATCGAGAAAAAGGCATTTGTCGCCGCCGTTCAGTTCTTAAATGAAACAACCAGCAAGCTCAGTCGCGAACTGCAATTGCAGGTGGATGAATTTAACCAACTATTGCTTATTACAAATAAATTGTTAGGTGCTTATGATTAG
- the crtY gene encoding lycopene beta-cyclase CrtY, translating to MGIKNTVLKSADVIIVGAGLSGCLMAWFLKQRQPELFIQIFEQSNDLPLKRTWSFHQSDVSDNYLNIKSLISKEWQEHTVHFASYYRNLTGRYASIRPEDLSNKIKNEFAGQIFFNTEIVSVDEAAITTADGSVHKANCIIDARGPETLTTKCGYQKFLGLHLQTKTAHGLQNPIIMDATVKQTDGYRFMYVLPWSETELLIEDTYYSESSLMDNEFLRKEILNYVSSKGWQVQKILDEETGVLPIPFFQSQSNEKKLAVIGARGGFFHPVTGYSLPEAVKIADRISQLKNPSTAAARTVLNRYRNEQYWQKRYFYLLNRLLFQAAQPNERFKIFERFYSLPESLIANFYRASLSNAEKIRILSGKPPVPVTEALKCLINSGV from the coding sequence ATGGGTATAAAAAATACCGTTCTGAAAAGTGCGGACGTCATTATCGTGGGAGCTGGCTTAAGTGGTTGCCTTATGGCGTGGTTCCTAAAGCAACGCCAGCCCGAACTTTTCATACAGATCTTTGAACAATCAAATGATCTGCCTTTGAAGCGTACCTGGTCCTTTCACCAAAGCGATGTTAGCGACAACTATTTAAATATCAAGTCCCTGATTTCTAAAGAGTGGCAAGAACATACGGTTCACTTTGCCTCCTACTATAGAAACTTGACCGGCAGATATGCGTCCATCCGACCTGAAGACCTTAGTAATAAAATAAAGAATGAATTTGCCGGTCAAATTTTCTTTAACACTGAAATAGTCAGCGTCGATGAGGCAGCAATTACAACTGCTGATGGTTCCGTTCACAAAGCCAATTGTATCATCGATGCAAGAGGGCCAGAGACCCTCACCACCAAGTGTGGTTATCAGAAATTTTTAGGACTTCACCTGCAGACGAAAACTGCCCACGGTTTGCAGAATCCGATCATCATGGATGCTACAGTAAAACAGACTGACGGTTACCGCTTCATGTATGTATTGCCATGGTCAGAAACTGAGCTTTTGATTGAAGACACTTATTATAGCGAAAGTTCGCTGATGGATAACGAGTTTCTGCGAAAAGAAATTCTGAATTACGTTTCAAGTAAAGGTTGGCAGGTACAAAAGATCCTAGATGAAGAAACTGGAGTTCTGCCGATTCCTTTCTTTCAGTCTCAATCAAATGAAAAGAAGTTAGCTGTGATCGGTGCCCGAGGCGGATTCTTTCATCCTGTCACGGGATATTCTCTTCCCGAAGCTGTTAAGATCGCTGACCGAATCAGCCAGTTAAAAAATCCAAGTACTGCGGCGGCTCGGACGGTCCTAAACAGATATCGAAATGAACAGTATTGGCAAAAGAGATATTTTTATCTTTTAAATCGTTTACTGTTTCAGGCAGCTCAACCAAATGAACGTTTTAAAATCTTTGAGCGATTCTATTCTTTGCCGGAGTCGCTGATTGCAAACTTTTATCGAGCTTCATTATCTAACGCCGAAAAAATTAGAATTCTAAGTGGGAAACCTCCAGTGCCGGTAACTGAAGCGCTGAAGTGTTTAATTAATTCAGGAGTATGA
- a CDS encoding MerR family transcriptional regulator — protein sequence MEKLTIKAVAEITGISEFTLRSWEKRYSAIAPKRNTSGRRLYNLEEVEKLRLLNQLRLRGHAIKDIAPLSISKLGRLFHDSAEQSNGRQHFFVSEKTPAVYVNLLVQELVELNLSKFTSLLKRTQLEFDTRTYLIEIVSPLLKILGDKVINGELDVFHEHTASAIVRNSLSALLYASEQFNNLQNQTPIIFCSPEGDLHEFGILICAVLAVLNGFQVFYLGPNLPAESVVRAAQVTASPLVVVGLSAPRSVLKISEIHSFLNTTLTNLPDSTMLWYGGMRAFEVEFEQTSRVRLIQNLKFFDQALRLWQDKVDG from the coding sequence ATGGAAAAGTTAACGATCAAGGCTGTAGCAGAAATCACCGGAATATCGGAATTCACACTTCGTTCTTGGGAAAAGCGCTACAGCGCCATCGCTCCGAAAAGAAATACCTCAGGTCGTCGTCTGTACAATTTAGAGGAAGTTGAAAAACTGCGTTTGTTAAATCAATTACGGCTGCGTGGTCATGCGATTAAAGATATTGCTCCGCTAAGCATTTCTAAGCTGGGCCGCCTTTTTCATGACTCTGCTGAACAATCAAATGGTCGCCAACATTTCTTCGTTTCTGAAAAAACACCCGCCGTTTATGTAAATCTTCTTGTACAAGAATTGGTTGAACTGAACTTATCTAAATTTACTAGTTTACTTAAAAGGACTCAGCTTGAGTTTGATACTCGCACTTATTTAATTGAGATCGTATCTCCCCTTTTAAAAATACTTGGGGATAAGGTCATCAATGGGGAGCTTGATGTTTTTCACGAGCACACAGCATCTGCGATTGTACGTAATTCGCTATCGGCCTTGCTGTATGCTTCTGAGCAGTTTAATAATCTGCAAAATCAAACTCCGATAATTTTCTGCAGCCCTGAAGGTGATCTTCACGAGTTTGGAATTCTAATTTGTGCAGTCTTAGCAGTTCTAAATGGATTCCAAGTTTTTTACTTGGGCCCAAATCTTCCAGCTGAATCAGTGGTGCGTGCGGCGCAAGTGACGGCTTCACCTTTGGTGGTGGTGGGTCTTTCGGCTCCGCGTTCTGTACTTAAAATTTCAGAGATTCATTCTTTTCTAAATACGACCCTCACCAATCTTCCTGATTCAACAATGCTCTGGTACGGGGGCATGCGAGCTTTTGAAGTGGAGTTTGAGCAAACATCACGAGTTCGTCTGATTCAGAACTTAAAGTTCTTCGATCAGGCTTTGCGCCTTTGGCAGGACAAAGTGGATGGGTAA
- a CDS encoding RecA family protein produces MSSPLALPEFANIPFVTAEQLQPPPGLPTGVRVVDDFLLWRGIPQGDLSLLQGLPGTGATSLWVRLVQQVHAQNKWAAWINGDSQIFPAHLNSQKINLKKLLVVKEPTEKDQLFWLLQELITSSLFEVIGCNLKDLFLKNHQLQKLKRLCRLHKVALIFVNQKVSKFVNPLFSLIIHFQRDFITIQRALHRPTPFNIAGSMIHANFMHQFKDATRKLLG; encoded by the coding sequence ATGAGCAGTCCCCTTGCCCTTCCCGAATTTGCAAACATCCCTTTTGTGACGGCTGAACAACTCCAGCCTCCCCCAGGTCTACCCACCGGTGTGCGGGTGGTGGATGATTTTCTTTTATGGCGTGGAATCCCCCAAGGCGATCTTAGTTTGCTTCAAGGACTGCCTGGAACCGGAGCGACGTCTTTATGGGTGCGCCTGGTTCAACAAGTTCACGCGCAAAACAAATGGGCTGCATGGATTAACGGCGACTCGCAAATCTTTCCGGCTCACTTAAACAGCCAAAAAATAAATCTTAAAAAACTTTTAGTGGTGAAAGAGCCCACAGAAAAAGATCAGCTTTTTTGGTTACTGCAGGAATTGATCACAAGTTCTTTATTTGAAGTGATCGGCTGCAATCTAAAAGATCTGTTTTTAAAAAACCATCAACTGCAAAAATTAAAACGTCTGTGCCGTTTGCATAAGGTCGCTTTGATTTTCGTAAATCAGAAAGTTTCAAAATTCGTAAATCCACTTTTTAGTTTGATCATTCATTTTCAAAGGGACTTTATCACCATTCAAAGGGCCCTTCATCGTCCAACCCCTTTTAACATTGCCGGGAGCATGATCCATGCGAACTTTATGCATCAATTTAAAGACGCCACAAGAAAGCTCCTCGGCTGA
- a CDS encoding DNA polymerase III subunit alpha, whose translation MSHHIMRSGTLRNLPAQPGVKSNLPVKRVRAKGFVELLGRSNFSFLQGASHPEEMVQEAIHYGYDGLAICDLNGLYGVVRGFQTAQSPSLFTASVKAKEGFHYLIGTEVTLTDETSVTLVPLNKQGYSHLCEILTLGKRQAAKGFSKLTLEQIEKYSQGLMCFALPPVSDERYERLEKIFDDRLYIPIWRDLTWESQEFCKQAFALEEKYQARLFVTQRPFMHSTERKPLFDVLTCILHHTTLKDAKNKLIQNAERCLKSIDEISYLWQDRIDLVEKTVEIAARVGFSLDEIRYRYPHSQLPQGLTQSEHLRNLAFEGAKKRYPQGVPDKINKMIEYELNLIKELEYEDYFLTLKEICDFAASRNILHQGRGSAANSVVCFCIGLTSVDPTKIDLLFERFISRERREPPDIDIDFEHSRREEVIQHIYEKYNERHAAMVCTVIRYRSRMAIREAAKVFGIPLEKINAMIKFMGRDGMDRLLDPTVAGRFGLEPHEWQMFLNLAQQLRGFPRHLGIHTGGFLITQDPITEMVPVEKATMDGRYVIQWNKDDVATLKLMKIDVLSLGMLTALRKCFDLLKDHKGLDYNLATLPQEDAPTYDMICKADTVGVFQIESRAQMNTLPRMLPRTFYDLVIEVALVRPGPLQGGMVHPYLRRRQGLEKVTYAHKDLIPILHKTHGIPIFQEQVMKIVIVAADFTPGEADELRRIMSSAWRKKATMNGVKKRIMDGLAKNNISAEYGEQIYKTIEGFANYGFPESHAASFALLTYASCYLKHHHPDVFVCSLLNSQPMGFYSPRTLIAEAQRHGVQVHPLCVQNSDYDYTLEPHLEGHALRVGLRSLYGLPEKLMRKIEDCRKADGKFLDLPEFIRRTELPRAALIKLAASGAFDCFNPNVRELMWHLESLSLDQESFLWGHPKEQFEQEDEDTDENEHLPFESNWDRLRREYDSKGYSVDSHPMSVLRSYLKSKNNELIAKRFVPYFCSDDLVRLKNKTMVRLAGLVSVTQRPPTAKGMCFITLEDEFGFMNIVIHPDIYQKDRLTIYGKSLLEVQGQVEKVGSIINIRAVRVLPLQ comes from the coding sequence ATGAGTCATCATATTATGCGATCAGGGACATTGCGAAACTTGCCGGCGCAACCGGGGGTTAAGAGCAATCTTCCGGTGAAACGTGTTCGTGCGAAGGGATTTGTTGAGCTTTTAGGGCGCAGCAATTTTTCTTTTCTGCAAGGGGCTTCACATCCTGAAGAGATGGTTCAAGAAGCTATTCATTATGGTTATGATGGATTAGCGATTTGTGATTTAAATGGTCTTTATGGTGTTGTGCGCGGATTTCAGACGGCGCAATCACCTTCGTTATTTACGGCTTCAGTGAAGGCCAAGGAAGGTTTTCACTATCTTATTGGCACTGAAGTCACTTTGACTGATGAAACCTCTGTCACTTTAGTTCCGCTGAACAAACAAGGTTACTCTCATCTTTGTGAGATTTTAACTTTAGGTAAACGTCAGGCGGCTAAAGGTTTTTCTAAATTAACTTTAGAACAAATTGAAAAATACAGTCAGGGATTAATGTGTTTTGCTTTACCGCCTGTCAGTGATGAACGTTACGAGCGTTTAGAAAAAATTTTTGATGATCGCTTGTATATTCCTATTTGGCGCGATCTTACTTGGGAATCCCAAGAATTCTGCAAACAGGCTTTTGCTTTAGAAGAAAAATATCAAGCCCGGCTTTTCGTTACACAACGGCCATTCATGCATTCAACCGAGCGCAAACCTTTGTTTGATGTCCTAACATGTATTCTTCATCACACCACTTTGAAGGATGCGAAAAACAAATTAATTCAAAATGCAGAACGCTGTTTAAAGAGCATCGATGAGATTTCTTACCTGTGGCAGGATCGAATCGACCTTGTGGAAAAAACTGTGGAAATCGCTGCACGTGTGGGTTTCAGCCTGGATGAGATTCGTTATCGCTATCCGCATTCACAACTTCCGCAAGGATTAACTCAGTCAGAACATTTAAGAAATCTTGCTTTTGAAGGCGCAAAAAAAAGATATCCGCAAGGTGTGCCCGACAAAATTAATAAGATGATTGAGTATGAATTGAATCTTATTAAAGAGCTTGAGTACGAAGATTATTTTCTGACATTAAAAGAAATTTGTGACTTTGCTGCTAGCCGAAATATTTTGCATCAAGGGCGTGGATCTGCGGCGAACTCGGTGGTGTGTTTTTGTATTGGGCTGACATCGGTGGATCCCACAAAGATTGACCTTTTGTTTGAACGCTTTATTTCCCGCGAACGGCGCGAGCCTCCGGACATTGATATCGACTTTGAACACAGCCGCCGCGAAGAAGTGATTCAGCACATCTATGAAAAATACAACGAGCGTCATGCTGCCATGGTGTGCACCGTGATCCGTTATCGTTCGCGCATGGCGATTCGTGAGGCTGCGAAAGTTTTTGGCATTCCTTTAGAAAAAATCAACGCCATGATTAAGTTTATGGGCCGAGATGGGATGGATCGACTTTTAGATCCCACCGTGGCAGGCCGCTTTGGTTTAGAACCCCACGAATGGCAGATGTTTTTAAATTTAGCGCAACAACTGCGCGGCTTTCCCCGTCACTTAGGGATTCATACCGGTGGATTTTTAATCACTCAAGATCCCATCACTGAAATGGTGCCCGTTGAAAAAGCCACCATGGATGGCCGTTACGTTATTCAATGGAATAAAGATGACGTCGCGACTTTAAAGCTTATGAAGATCGACGTTCTAAGTTTAGGGATGCTGACCGCTTTAAGAAAGTGTTTTGATCTTTTAAAAGATCATAAGGGTTTAGATTATAATTTAGCGACTCTTCCCCAGGAAGACGCCCCCACTTACGATATGATCTGTAAGGCTGATACTGTGGGAGTCTTTCAAATCGAATCCCGCGCGCAGATGAATACTTTGCCGCGCATGTTGCCTAGAACTTTTTATGACTTGGTTATTGAAGTCGCCCTTGTTCGTCCCGGCCCTTTGCAAGGCGGAATGGTCCATCCGTATTTACGACGCAGACAAGGCTTAGAAAAAGTCACTTATGCCCATAAAGATTTAATTCCGATCTTACATAAAACCCACGGCATTCCGATTTTCCAAGAGCAAGTGATGAAGATCGTCATTGTCGCGGCTGACTTTACCCCAGGTGAAGCTGATGAGCTTCGTCGAATTATGTCGTCAGCGTGGCGTAAGAAGGCCACCATGAATGGCGTAAAAAAACGCATCATGGATGGTCTTGCTAAAAACAATATCAGCGCTGAATATGGTGAGCAGATTTATAAAACCATCGAAGGTTTTGCGAACTACGGCTTTCCTGAAAGCCATGCGGCGAGTTTTGCTTTATTAACCTATGCTAGCTGCTACCTAAAACATCATCATCCTGATGTTTTTGTGTGTTCGCTTTTAAACAGCCAGCCCATGGGTTTTTATTCCCCGCGAACTTTAATCGCTGAGGCCCAACGCCATGGCGTGCAAGTGCACCCGCTGTGTGTGCAGAACTCTGACTATGATTATACTTTAGAACCTCACCTTGAAGGCCATGCTTTGCGTGTGGGTTTAAGATCCTTATATGGTTTACCTGAAAAACTGATGCGCAAAATTGAAGATTGCAGAAAAGCGGATGGCAAGTTTTTAGATTTACCTGAATTCATTCGTCGCACGGAACTGCCCCGCGCAGCTTTGATTAAACTTGCCGCCTCTGGAGCCTTTGATTGTTTTAATCCCAACGTGCGGGAATTGATGTGGCACTTAGAAAGCCTTAGCCTAGATCAAGAAAGCTTCTTGTGGGGGCACCCCAAAGAACAATTCGAGCAGGAAGACGAAGATACTGACGAAAATGAACATTTACCCTTTGAATCCAACTGGGATCGCCTGCGCCGTGAATACGATAGCAAGGGGTATTCAGTGGATTCCCACCCGATGTCGGTCTTACGTTCGTATTTAAAATCTAAAAACAACGAGCTTATCGCCAAACGCTTTGTTCCTTATTTTTGCTCTGATGATTTAGTGCGCCTAAAAAACAAAACCATGGTGCGCCTAGCAGGCTTGGTGTCGGTAACCCAAAGACCACCGACAGCCAAGGGCATGTGTTTTATTACTTTAGAAGATGAATTTGGTTTTATGAATATTGTTATCCATCCTGACATCTATCAGAAGGATCGTCTGACTATTTACGGAAAATCCCTATTAGAAGTCCAAGGGCAAGTCGAAAAAGTCGGCAGCATCATCAACATTCGCGCTGTGCGTGTGCTGCCGTTGCAATAG
- a CDS encoding ATP-binding cassette domain-containing protein yields the protein MFRFFYLLVNKKFALYLFVLVTVQQALAALSTAALGLAGKEVGNGTTFLSYVIAFFVFSTLPHVLNVPIRKIEFAGYLDIYFEYLKKQLLQHSGASVKWQNHNKKEKFQTAIGPDAEGYIATASLCFADMYLFGAQIVFTIVSLSIVVDHTFAWAYLAVGVLSFILFQFCAKTLEKYIQAEQTNKLEFFSYLLKSWDNIFLNNPSINQAYTNKLTDKFRLARAGVSNSGFVSESIVLLLTLVASLPIYALVIWLALQNLKNAAYLAALLVTVPRQIMVIGYFRAFFQQVAHFKAAMLRLNSLVEASTLTDTEIVSRISIAKVSLNAQPVDSVQSVEKMVKEKSTGRHVITGENGAGKSTLLLHLNSVLPASFYLPSAPQLEIGQDMGGESTGQRMLKHLEFVGSLDVPVLLLDEWDANLDKDNRALVSEVLEQIAKKSVVVEVRHSG from the coding sequence ATGTTTCGTTTTTTCTATCTGCTAGTAAATAAGAAGTTCGCATTATATTTATTTGTACTTGTAACCGTCCAGCAGGCGCTAGCGGCATTAAGCACGGCGGCTTTAGGTTTAGCGGGTAAAGAAGTCGGCAATGGTACTACTTTTTTAAGTTATGTTATCGCCTTCTTTGTATTTTCAACCTTGCCCCACGTTTTAAATGTGCCGATTCGTAAGATCGAATTTGCTGGTTATCTTGATATTTATTTCGAATATCTTAAAAAGCAACTTTTGCAACATTCCGGTGCTTCAGTTAAATGGCAAAATCACAACAAAAAAGAAAAGTTCCAAACGGCGATCGGCCCCGATGCTGAAGGTTATATTGCGACCGCATCTTTATGTTTTGCTGACATGTACCTATTCGGAGCCCAAATTGTGTTCACCATTGTTTCCCTTTCTATAGTGGTCGATCATACTTTCGCTTGGGCTTATCTGGCTGTGGGGGTTTTAAGTTTTATTCTATTTCAATTTTGCGCAAAAACGTTAGAAAAGTACATCCAGGCTGAACAAACTAATAAGCTTGAATTTTTCAGCTACCTTTTAAAATCTTGGGACAATATTTTTCTAAACAATCCTTCGATCAACCAGGCGTACACGAATAAACTTACTGATAAATTTAGGTTGGCACGAGCGGGTGTGAGTAATTCGGGCTTTGTTTCAGAATCCATTGTCTTACTATTAACCTTGGTTGCGTCGTTGCCAATTTATGCGCTTGTAATTTGGTTGGCTCTTCAGAATTTAAAGAATGCAGCTTATTTGGCGGCGTTGCTTGTAACGGTCCCTAGACAAATTATGGTTATTGGGTATTTCCGCGCTTTCTTCCAGCAAGTTGCTCACTTTAAAGCTGCAATGTTGCGGTTAAATAGCTTAGTTGAGGCTTCAACATTAACCGACACCGAAATCGTTTCAAGAATTTCGATCGCGAAGGTTTCCCTTAATGCTCAACCAGTTGATAGCGTTCAATCAGTTGAAAAAATGGTCAAAGAAAAATCAACCGGTCGTCACGTTATCACTGGTGAAAACGGAGCGGGGAAGTCGACTCTTCTTTTGCATTTAAATTCTGTTTTGCCAGCGTCATTTTATTTGCCATCAGCACCGCAACTTGAAATTGGTCAAGACATGGGGGGCGAATCAACCGGGCAAAGAATGCTGAAGCATTTGGAATTCGTAGGTTCGTTAGATGTGCCCGTATTGTTGTTAGACGAGTGGGATGCAAATCTTGATAAAGACAACCGCGCTTTAGTGTCAGAGGTCTTAGAACAAATTGCCAAAAAGTCCGTCGTCGTCGAGGTCAGACACTCAGGCTAA
- a CDS encoding O-methyltransferase codes for MRDSVLTNKENYMGSLLSEESDLKKQSRHFADELGLGRISISAAEAQLIKTLVRMHGCKKFVEIGTLTGLSAQYIFEALPEGGELWTLEKDEKHGAMASQVFSKMDQANKKIHLVMGDAREELEKLSVLGPFDGVFIDGNKAAYFDYLTWSEKNLRPGGLILADNIFLSGSVWGEATQQKFSEKQTKIMNEFNRRLADPNLFESAIVPSYEGLYIGIKK; via the coding sequence ATGCGTGATTCAGTGCTGACCAACAAAGAAAATTATATGGGGAGTCTTCTTTCTGAAGAATCCGATTTAAAAAAGCAATCCCGCCATTTTGCTGATGAGTTGGGATTGGGAAGAATCAGTATTTCTGCAGCCGAAGCCCAGCTTATTAAAACCCTGGTACGCATGCATGGCTGTAAGAAGTTTGTAGAGATTGGAACTTTAACTGGGTTATCTGCTCAGTACATCTTTGAAGCTTTACCTGAAGGCGGGGAGCTTTGGACGCTAGAAAAAGATGAAAAGCATGGAGCCATGGCAAGCCAGGTGTTTTCTAAAATGGATCAAGCTAATAAAAAGATCCATTTGGTTATGGGTGATGCCCGCGAGGAGCTTGAGAAGCTATCAGTACTTGGGCCCTTTGATGGTGTGTTCATTGATGGCAATAAGGCTGCATACTTTGATTATCTAACTTGGTCAGAAAAGAATCTGCGCCCTGGTGGACTTATTTTAGCTGATAATATCTTTTTAAGCGGATCAGTTTGGGGAGAAGCGACCCAACAGAAGTTTTCTGAAAAACAGACGAAGATCATGAACGAATTTAATCGTCGTTTGGCTGATCCAAATCTTTTTGAATCAGCAATAGTGCCAAGTTATGAAGGTCTTTATATCGGAATTAAAAAATAG